The Rhodospirillales bacterium nucleotide sequence GCGACTGGGAGATGGGCAAGAACTACCCCGCGGATATCGCGTTGCGGGCCGACGTGAAGGAAGGCCTCGCCGCCCTAGCCGGCGCGATCCAACGCAAGCAAGGCCCGGCCGGCGCCCGGAAGGCGGCAGCGGCGCTTGCAGCGCTCGGCCCATCCAACTGGTCGGCGAAGCGCGAAGCCGTTCGGATCGATGCCCTGAAGGGTGCCGGCGCAACGCCCATGCCGCCGTCGCTGGCCATGCTTCGGATCGTGGATGCCCTGCCCGACGACGCGGTCATCGTCGACGAAGGGATCCTGAGTACCCGCTCCCTCCCCTCGCTCTATCCGTTCCGCGACGCGAAGGCGCTCTTTGGTCTGGGCAGCGGCGGCATCGGGTTCGCGATGGCCGGGGCGGTCGGTGTGCAGCTCGCCCTTCCCGATCGTCCCGTCGTCGCCATCGTCGGCGACGGCAGTGCCATGTACAGCATCCAGGCCCTCTGGACCGCTGCCAACGCCAAGCTCCCGATCACGTACGTCATCGCCAACAACGGCGGCTACAGGATCATCAAGGAGCGGCTGAAGTCGTTTCACGGCGTCGAGCGCTACACCGGCATGGAGTTCAAGGACCCGCCAATCGACTTCACCGGGCTGGCCCGCTCAATGGGGGTGTACGCTCAGTCGATCACGGACCCCGACGACATCGCGCCCGCCATCGCCGAGTCGACCCGGTGCAACCAGCCGACGCTGCTTGACGTTATGGTCGACGACGGGTTCGGGAACGAAGGACGGTAGGACCGGCCTGAATGCTATCGCCGCACGCGGGGCGACCAAAGCGGCGCTCACTTGTTTCCGCCGACCGGTGTCGCGATGGATAAAAGCGGGCACGGCCGCCCAGCGCAACGGTCTGTCCTGGTACGAGATCGAAGTGGCGATCGGCGCCGCGACCGGGTCGCAGGGAGATGCTTCCATGCCGGATCGCGTCGGCGAGGCCGGAAATGTGATCACCAGATCGGCTGCCGGCGCATTGCCCGCGGCCCGCGAACGACTCCCGCGAACACACGAACCTGCCAACGTTGTGGTGACGGAAGCCACGCTCGAACCCGTTGCCTGCGATGCCGGCCCCGGCCGGCCGGCGCACGCAAGCCTCATTGCGCTCAGCCCCGCCATGCCGGCGGAAGTCCATCCCCACACCGGGGACCACTCGCCGCTGAGCTACCTCTCCAAGCCGCCGATCAATTATTTTTCGCGAGCCCTGCGCAAGGCACGACCTCGAGCGACGCGGCGGCGTCAGGCTCGCTGAGCATACGCCCGCCAGCCCGCCGGTCGTTGGCCCATGGGGCGCTGTTCATGAGTACTGCGCTTCCCGGGCACAGGCAGCCGGACTGCCAGCGAGATGACAGCCTGGCGCTTGATCGCGGAGGCGGATCCGCGCGCGAAGTTCGGCATCGTTGTTGAAGAACTTTAGATCTCGGAGTCGCCGGCCCAACTGAAGCGGATACCCCCTCGGCCACGGCGTTGATTTCCACGGCACCTTTGGCGGTCGGTCCCGGCCCGGCTGCATGGCAACAGGTGGCCACCGAACTCAGCGTGAAAGCCAGCCGAACCCGACGTCGGCTTCGATGGCCGGTCAGCTCTCGGATGTCCGACCTGGAACGGGTGGTGTCTACACTGCACACAGCCACTTTGCCCGTCACCTTCCGTCGGAGGCCGCCATGTCCGTAATGGCCGTCACCCGTGGTCACCATTACGTCGTCAGCTCCGGGCACGAACTCGCGTCACTCGCCGCGTTTGAAGTGCTCGACAACGGCGGCAACGCCATCGATGCGGGGGTCGCCGCGATCCTGGCCCTCGAAGTGGTCTACAGCGAGCAGGTGAGCGTTGCGGGGGTCGCGCCAATGATCATCCGCCTGGCCGAAACCGGAGAGGTGATCACGATCGCGGGAGTCGGAGGCTGGCCGCGCGCGCTCGACGTCGACGCGTTCATCGCGCGGCACCGGGGCAACATTCCGCTCGGTGTGCGGCGCACTGTCGTGCCGGCCGCGCCCGATGCCTGCCTCCAGGCGCTGGAACGGTGGGGAACCATGACGTTCCGGGATGTGGCTCGGCGCGCCGTGCACTACGCTTCCATGGGCTTCGCCCGCCATCCCGTCATGCTCGACTACCTGCGCCAGTACAGCGACGACATGCGTCACTGGCCGGACAACGTCGCCATCTGGATGCCTGGCGGTGAGGTGCCCGAACCCGGTGATCGGCTGGTGCAGGCCGACCTCGGCCGCGTGCTCCAGTTCCTCTGTGACGAAGAGCGTGCCGCCGGCGGTGACCGCAGGTCCGGGCTCGCGGCGGTACGCCGGGCGTTCTACCGTGGCGACATCGCCAGTCAGATTCTTGCGCACCAGCGGACGCATGACGGCCTTCTGGCGGCCGAAGACCTGGAATCGTTTCGCTGCCAGGTGGTTCCTTCGGTGTTCCGCCGGTTCCGACTCAACGGTGAGGAGGTCGAAGTCCACACCGGTGGCGCTTGGTGCCAGGGACCGTTCCTGCTCGAGGCGCTCTCCATCGCGGAGGCGGCCGGAATACCGGACATGGAACACGGCTCCGATGCCTACCTGCATGCCATCGCCGAGATCCTCAAGCTGACACTGGCGGATCGCGAAGGCTACCTGGGCGACCCGGATTTCGTGGACGTGCCTCTGAACACGCTGATCGGGAACGCCTACGCCTCCGAGCGACGCAAAGCCATCGATCCCGAGGCCGCGTCCCCCGGCATGCCGCTGCCCGGCAGCATCCCTGGCCGTACGGCCTACGTTCCCCCATGTGCCGCCGGCGAGGCGCCGGCTGGACCGCCGCCTGACACCTCGATCGTCTGCGTCATCGACGGCGAGGGAAATGCGCTCTGCTCCACCCCGTCGGACACGAGCTGGGACACGCCGGTGGTGCCCGGTACAGGCTTCGCGGTGTCGGCGCGCGGGGCGCAGTCGTGGGCGGTGCCCGGTCATCCCTCTTGCATTGCGCCCGGGAAGCGTCCCCGCCTCACCCCGAGCCCTTGCCTCGTCCTTTCTCCTGGACGATGGGTCATGCCGTTCGGCACTCCGGGCGGAGACGTCCAGATCCAAGCGAACCTGCAATCGCTCCTCAATCATCTGTCCTTTGGAATGCCGATCCAGGACGCGGTCGAAGCGCCCCGCCTCGTCACCCACAGCCATCCCGACACGTTCGCCCCTCACACGGCCCAGCCCGGACTGCTGACAGTCGAAGGGCGGGTCGACGAGACGGCATGTGACCGTCTCACCGCACGCGGACACCGCATCGAACGCCTTGCGGATTGGACCCATTGGGCAGGCGGGGTATGCGCGGTTCGGAAGGACCTCGCAACGGGTGCGATCGAAGGTGCCGCTGATCCGCGGCGCTGTAGCCGAGCGATGGGCTGGTGACAACACCGGGCGTGTGGGTTCTCGCGTCTATCAGGTCAGGGCGCCCCGCCGCAAAAGTCGGTATTCAAACCCAGGAGCGGGAGAACGGAAACGGCTTCTCGAATGCGAGGCCGGGGGCGGACTACCCGGCATCGATCGGCCGAACACGTGCGATCGGCTTACCACGGCACCAAGTCGGTGCAGCGAATTTGAGCACTGCAGCCGGCGCATCTCGGGATAGGGGTCATCGGCCGAACGGGATCGATGATCAAGTCACCCGCGCCACGGCGGAACCTCCATGTCGAACGCTGCAGCCGATGCTGGAGCCGCAGCCGACCCCAAGGTTTCGGCAAGCCCGCGGTCCGAGCCCGCTGCGCGGGTCAAGAACGCCCCATCAGGTTGCCTGCGCTGCAAGCGTTTCTTCGCGTGGAGCCGGTTGGGCCGCGGCACCGCCTGTTGCCAATAGCAGTCCGCCGTACTGATGGACTTACGTCCTGATTGATTTGGCAACGTAGCTTGAAGTTCCTGTTCAGCGCGCCGAAGTCGGGATGTGCTTCCTGATGCGCACCAAGCTCACGTACCTGCGCATTGCAGCGATTTCTATGGGTTGTCTGGCGCGTTCGGTACAATTCCGGACTGTGACTCTGCCTGGTGCCTTGTCCCGGATGACCTGCTCAACGTCCGGATTGACACGAAAGCGGAGATACTCCCGGCAGACCATGAGCATGGGCAACTGAAGGAGACGGCAGATGAGACGGTTTGTGATGGCGGCCGCGGCCTTGACGATGGCGACATCGGCGGCGCAAGCGGACATGAAGGTCGGCGTCCTGATGGGTTTCACAGGGCCGATCGAGTCCCTTGCACCCAACATCGCAGCGGCAGCCGAACTTGCCATGCAGGAAGCCACGGAGTCCGGTGCATTCCTGGGCGGGAAGCAGGTCATCCCTGCGCGCGGCGACTCCACCTGCATCGATGCCGCAGCGGCGACCACCACGGCCGAGCGTCTGGTGACGTCAGACAAGGTCGCGGCCATCGTGGGCGCCGACTGTTCCGGCGTGACCATTGCCGTGGCGAACAACGTGGGCGTACCGAACGGCGTCACCATGATCTCGCCGTCGGCCACATCGCCGGCACTCACCACGCTCGACGATCAGGGCTATTTCTTCCGCACCGCCCCGTCAGATGCGAGACAGGGCAAGGTGCTGGCTCAGGTCGCCAAGGCACGCGGCATCGAGAGTATTGCGGTGACCTACACCAACAACGACTACGGGAAGGGTCTGGCAGACTCGTTCTCAAACGCCTTCAAGGCGGCCGGCGGTGCGGTCGTGCTGACAGTGGCGCACGAGGACAGCAAGGCCGACTACGCGGCGGAGGTCGGCGCGCTTGCCGCGTCCGGCGCAGAGCATCTCGCCGTGTTCGGCTACATCGACAAGGGCGGCAAGGGGATCATCCAGGCATCGCTTGACGCCGGCGCCTTCGACACGTTCCTGCTCGCAGACGGCATGGTCGGCGATTCCCTGGTTGAAGCCATAGGGGAGGCACTGAACGGGTCCGTGGCGACCGCACCCGGTTCCGATTCCCCGAACGCCAAGAAGTTCCAGGCGGCCGCGGCACAGGCCGGCGTCGACGGTTCCAAACCGTTTTCCGGAGAGAGCTATGACGCAGCGGCGCTGATCATCCTCGCCGCCCAAGCGGCGGGGTCGACGGATCGGGCGGCAATCCAGTCAAAGATTCTTGAAGTCAGCAACGCGCCAGGCGAGCAAATCGGTCCGGCCGAGTTGGCCAGGGGTCTGAGCCTGCTCGCCGAGGGCAAGGCGATCGATTACCAGGGTGCGACGGACGTCGAGCTGACGGCGGAAGGCGACGCGTCGAGCCCCTACAAGGAATATGAGGTCATGGACGGAGAGTTCACTACCGTGCGGGTCCATTGACCGATCGCGAGGCACGGGACCCTCGGGCGATTCCCGTCTCAGCGGCGCCCCGGCCTCGTTGCTGATCTAACGCGTACACCGGGACGGGCACCCGCATGATCCGCGTGGTGGACCTGCACAAGCATTTCGGTGGCGTGCGGGCGGTCGACGGGGCGAGCCTGAACATCGGGGAAGGGGCGATCACCGGCCTGATCGGGCCGAATGGTGCGGGCAAGACCACCCTCTTCAACGTCATCGCCGGGGTCTACCCGCCCACCTCTGGCCGCGTCTTTCTGGCCGAGGAGGACATCACGGGCCTCCGCCCGCATCAGCTCTATCGCAGGGGCGTGGTGCGCACGTTCCAGATTGCGCATGAGTTCACCACGTTAACCGTCGTCGAGAACCTGATGGCGTCGGTCGGCAACCAGACCGGCGAAAGCCTTGTCGGGGCGTGGCTGCACCGGGGCCGCGTGCGGGAGGAGGAAGCGAGGCTTCGAGGCCGGGCGGAGGAAGTGATCGAGTTCCTGAACCTCGGAGAGGTCGCCGATACGCCGGCCGGTGAACTCTCGGGCGGCCAGAAGAAGCTTCTGGAACTCGCCCGCGTGATGATGACCGGCGCCAAGGTAGTCCTGCTCGACGAGATCGGGGCCGGGGTCAACCGAACGCTGCTGCGTTCCATCTCGGGGGCCATTCTGCGGCTCAATATCCATCACGGATACACGTTCTGTCTGATCGAGCACGACATGGACTTGGTCTCGCTGCTCTGCGACCCGGTGATCGTGCTGGCGGAGGGGAAGGTCCTCGTCGAAGGTTCCCCCATGGATGTTCGGTCCGACGATCGGGTCATCGAAGCCTACCTGGGCTCCAGGTCGCGAACCGGCGGTCCCGGGGCGGCTGGTCCCGCATGAGCTTCCTGACCGGCACCGACATGTATGGCGGGTACGGCGGCGGCGACATACTGCGGGGCTGCACAGTAGCGGTCGACAAGGGCGAGATCGTGGTGATGGTGGGCCCGAACGGCGCCGGCAAGTCGACAGCCATGAAGGCCCTGTTCGGGATGGTGCGGCTCCGCCAGGGGGAGGTTCGACTGGCCGGTCAAGCCATCACCAGTCTCTCGCCGCAGAGTCGCGTGAAGCGGGGAATGGCGTTTGTTCCGCAGACCGGCAACATCTTCACGACCATGACGGTTGAGGAGAACCTGGAGATGGGCGCCTTCTTGCGCCGCGACGACATCTCGGAAAGCATGGAACGCGTGTTCGGACTGTTTCCCGCTCTCGGGGAGAAGCGTCGCCAGTCGGCCGGGGAATTGTCCGGCGGCCAGCGCCAGCAGGTGGCAATCGGCCGCGCGCTGATGACGCAACCGGCCGTGCTCATGCTTGACGAGCCCACTGCCGGCGTGGCTCCAATCGTTATGGACGAGCTGTTCGACCGGATTCTCGAAATCCGGCAGGCGGGCATCGCCGTGCTCATGGTGGAACAGAACGCCCGTCAGGCGCTGGCGATCGCGGATCGCGGGTTCGTGCTGGTGACCGGCGAGAACCGGTTTACCGACAGCGGCCGGGCCCTGCTGGCCAACCCGGAAGTACGACGCTCGTTTCTCGGCGGATGACCGGCGATGGGCGTCGACGTCGTCAATGCGATGGTCCTGTTGGCGAATTTCGTCGTCGTTCCAGCGCTTGCCTATGGATCACAGCTCGCGCTGGGCGCGCTCGGGATCACGCTCGTCTACGGGATACTGCGCTTCGCCAACTTTTCCCATGGGGACCTGATGGCGTTCGGCACGATGGTCGTGATCATGCTGACGTGGCAGCTGCAGGCGTGGGACGTCGGGCTGGGCCTCCTGCCGACCGCATTGCTGGCCCTTCCCCTTGGCATCGCCGCGACCATCGCCGTCGGCCTGGCCGCCGACCGGGCGGTCTTCCGGTTCTATCGTCTGAGACGCAGCGCGCCGATGGTGCTGGCCATTGCCTCGGTTGGTGTGATGTTCGTCCTCAACGGTGTCGTCCGGGTGGTCATCGGCCCGGATGACCGATCCTTTTCGGACGGCGCTCGCTACCTGATCAACGCGCGCGAGTTCAAGACTCTGACAGGCCTTGCCGAGGGGCTATCGATCCGCACATCCCAGGTCCTGACCCTGGCCCTGGCAGTCATCGCGGTCACGGCGCTGTTCTGGTTCCTGCGCCGTACCCGCGCCGGCAAGGCGATGCGCGCCTACTCCGACAACGAGGACCTGGCCCTTCTTTCGGGCGTCGAACCGGACCGGGTGGTCCTGCTGACCTGGGCCATCGCGGCCTCGCTTGCCGCGGTTGCCGGCACACTCTACGGGCTCGACAAGAGCTTTCAGCCGTTTACCTACTTTCAGCTCCTGCTTCCCATGTTTGCTGCCGCGATCGTGGGTGGAATCGGACAGCCGCACGGTGCGATTGCGGGCGGCTTTCTGGTCGCCTTCTCCGAAATCGCGCTCACCTACCCCTACAAGAAGTTCCTGGGTTATCTCCTCCCTGACGACATGCGTCCCGTTGGCCTCGTGCAACTCCTCTCCACCGACTACAAGCTCTCGGTCTCATTCGTGATCCTGGTCGTGGTTCTACTGTGGCGGCCGACTGGGCTGTTTCGGGGGCGTAGCTCATGAGCGGGAACGCTCGCGCCGCCATCGGTTTCGGCGTGGTCGCGGCGGCGCTCCTGTCCATCGGCCTGGGCCAGTCCTGGTCGGTCAGTCTGGCGGTGCTCAACCTATGCCTGATCTCGGCGGTGATGGCGCTTGGCGTCAATATCCAATGGGGCTACGCCGGATTGTTCAACGTGGGGACGATGGCGTTCGCCGCATTGGGGGGTCTGGCCGCGGTGGTGGTCTCGCAGCCGCCGGTCCATGAGGCCGTTTCGGCGGGCGGCGCGAGCCTGCTGCTCGCCGCCGGAGTGGCGTGTCTGACGGTGGCGCTGATCTGGCTTGCCTGCCAACGGCTGCCGGCCGGCGCCCTCCGCACCGCCGCAGTGGCGGTGGCGGCCCTCGTCGGATACTTCTCGATCAGCGCCTTCTTCAATCCGGCGGTGGAGGCGATCGAAGCCATCGACCCGTCTTCCACCGGCTATCTCGGCGGGCTCGGTCTTCCCATTGTCATGTCGTGGGCAGTGGGCGGGTTGTTTGCCGGGAGCGCCGCCTGGGCGATCGGCCGCGTGGCGCTGGGCCTACGCGCGGACTATTTCGCGATCGCCACGCTCGGGATCTCCGAGATCGTGATCGCGGTACTGAAGAACGAGGACTGGCTCGCCCGGGGGGTGAAGAACGTCACCGGGCTCGACCGCCCGGTACCCTATGAAATCGGCCTCCAGCGAGCGGACTGGTTCCAGGACCTGGTGCACTCGCTAAACCGGGACAGGCTCGCCGCATTGACCGAGTCGGAATCCGCCGCCCTGCTGCGCGAACTGGTGGTCGAGGCCTCCGGCATCTTCGTCAAGCTCTGTTACGCGGGATTGTTCGCCGCCGTCCTCCTGGTCGTGCTGCTGCTCAGCGAGCGGGCACTCCGTTCACCGTGGGGACGGATGATGCGCGCGATCCGCGACAACGAGACTGCCGCCGAGGCGCTGGGAAAGGATGTCTACCGGCGCCACATGCAGGTCTTTGTGCTTGGCTCAGCCGTGGTTGGCGTTGCAGGCGCAATGCTGGTGACTCTTGATGGCCAATTCACGCCCACCAGCTACATCCCGTTGCGGTTCACTTTCCTGATCTGGGTGATGGTGATCGTCGGGGGATCCGGCAACAATCTCGGCGCGGTGCTTGGCGGGTTCATCGTCTGGTTGAGCTGGATCGAAGCCGAGCCGGTCGCACTGTGGGCGGTCGCGACCCTGACGGCAGCGATGGCGCCGGACGATCCTTTCCGCGTCCACCTGGTCGAGGCCGCGGCGCATGTTCGGCCCATCTTGATGGGCGTGATCCTGCTGCTCGTGATGCGTTTCACCCCGCGTGGCGTCGTGCCGGAAACGGTGGGCCGTCAACGACCTCTTTCTTCCTGAACATCCTCGCGCCTACCGAACGGACCGTCGCGAGGAGAGGCCTGACGCCGAAACGCTCCGCTCCCACGCGCGACAATCCGGGCACCAACCGGTCCTGGCTGCAGCCCGAGCACGTCGGCCACGCCCGCTGTTATCCGGGTTGCGACCCATCATGCGTTCCCCGACACTGCCACCGGTGTCCCGAGGCTGGCCGACGGCCAACCGGCACATGGGGGCCTGAGCCCAAGCCGTCTGTGGTCGGATCCGGCACAAAGAGCACGCGTGACCGGATCTGCCGAGGGACCCCGGGCGCCCCACACCGTTGGCCGGCTGCGGGGCGCTCCTTGGTGCCTGACGTCGAGGACCGCGATACGGGTCTGAGGCTACGCTGGGTCGATCAACTCCATTCGCCTCGTCAAGCGTGCAGTTCCTGGGCCATGCGCGTGCCGTCGGCGGCACGTTCCCCGGATGGCGTCTTGACCTCGCTCGGG carries:
- a CDS encoding branched-chain amino acid ABC transporter permease, translating into MGVDVVNAMVLLANFVVVPALAYGSQLALGALGITLVYGILRFANFSHGDLMAFGTMVVIMLTWQLQAWDVGLGLLPTALLALPLGIAATIAVGLAADRAVFRFYRLRRSAPMVLAIASVGVMFVLNGVVRVVIGPDDRSFSDGARYLINAREFKTLTGLAEGLSIRTSQVLTLALAVIAVTALFWFLRRTRAGKAMRAYSDNEDLALLSGVEPDRVVLLTWAIAASLAAVAGTLYGLDKSFQPFTYFQLLLPMFAAAIVGGIGQPHGAIAGGFLVAFSEIALTYPYKKFLGYLLPDDMRPVGLVQLLSTDYKLSVSFVILVVVLLWRPTGLFRGRSS
- a CDS encoding branched-chain amino acid ABC transporter permease; the protein is MSGNARAAIGFGVVAAALLSIGLGQSWSVSLAVLNLCLISAVMALGVNIQWGYAGLFNVGTMAFAALGGLAAVVVSQPPVHEAVSAGGASLLLAAGVACLTVALIWLACQRLPAGALRTAAVAVAALVGYFSISAFFNPAVEAIEAIDPSSTGYLGGLGLPIVMSWAVGGLFAGSAAWAIGRVALGLRADYFAIATLGISEIVIAVLKNEDWLARGVKNVTGLDRPVPYEIGLQRADWFQDLVHSLNRDRLAALTESESAALLRELVVEASGIFVKLCYAGLFAAVLLVVLLLSERALRSPWGRMMRAIRDNETAAEALGKDVYRRHMQVFVLGSAVVGVAGAMLVTLDGQFTPTSYIPLRFTFLIWVMVIVGGSGNNLGAVLGGFIVWLSWIEAEPVALWAVATLTAAMAPDDPFRVHLVEAAAHVRPILMGVILLLVMRFTPRGVVPETVGRQRPLSS
- a CDS encoding ABC transporter ATP-binding protein, with amino-acid sequence MIRVVDLHKHFGGVRAVDGASLNIGEGAITGLIGPNGAGKTTLFNVIAGVYPPTSGRVFLAEEDITGLRPHQLYRRGVVRTFQIAHEFTTLTVVENLMASVGNQTGESLVGAWLHRGRVREEEARLRGRAEEVIEFLNLGEVADTPAGELSGGQKKLLELARVMMTGAKVVLLDEIGAGVNRTLLRSISGAILRLNIHHGYTFCLIEHDMDLVSLLCDPVIVLAEGKVLVEGSPMDVRSDDRVIEAYLGSRSRTGGPGAAGPA
- a CDS encoding ABC transporter ATP-binding protein, whose protein sequence is MSFLTGTDMYGGYGGGDILRGCTVAVDKGEIVVMVGPNGAGKSTAMKALFGMVRLRQGEVRLAGQAITSLSPQSRVKRGMAFVPQTGNIFTTMTVEENLEMGAFLRRDDISESMERVFGLFPALGEKRRQSAGELSGGQRQQVAIGRALMTQPAVLMLDEPTAGVAPIVMDELFDRILEIRQAGIAVLMVEQNARQALAIADRGFVLVTGENRFTDSGRALLANPEVRRSFLGG
- a CDS encoding ABC transporter substrate-binding protein, whose product is MRRFVMAAAALTMATSAAQADMKVGVLMGFTGPIESLAPNIAAAAELAMQEATESGAFLGGKQVIPARGDSTCIDAAAATTTAERLVTSDKVAAIVGADCSGVTIAVANNVGVPNGVTMISPSATSPALTTLDDQGYFFRTAPSDARQGKVLAQVAKARGIESIAVTYTNNDYGKGLADSFSNAFKAAGGAVVLTVAHEDSKADYAAEVGALAASGAEHLAVFGYIDKGGKGIIQASLDAGAFDTFLLADGMVGDSLVEAIGEALNGSVATAPGSDSPNAKKFQAAAAQAGVDGSKPFSGESYDAAALIILAAQAAGSTDRAAIQSKILEVSNAPGEQIGPAELARGLSLLAEGKAIDYQGATDVELTAEGDASSPYKEYEVMDGEFTTVRVH
- a CDS encoding gamma-glutamyltransferase; this encodes MSVMAVTRGHHYVVSSGHELASLAAFEVLDNGGNAIDAGVAAILALEVVYSEQVSVAGVAPMIIRLAETGEVITIAGVGGWPRALDVDAFIARHRGNIPLGVRRTVVPAAPDACLQALERWGTMTFRDVARRAVHYASMGFARHPVMLDYLRQYSDDMRHWPDNVAIWMPGGEVPEPGDRLVQADLGRVLQFLCDEERAAGGDRRSGLAAVRRAFYRGDIASQILAHQRTHDGLLAAEDLESFRCQVVPSVFRRFRLNGEEVEVHTGGAWCQGPFLLEALSIAEAAGIPDMEHGSDAYLHAIAEILKLTLADREGYLGDPDFVDVPLNTLIGNAYASERRKAIDPEAASPGMPLPGSIPGRTAYVPPCAAGEAPAGPPPDTSIVCVIDGEGNALCSTPSDTSWDTPVVPGTGFAVSARGAQSWAVPGHPSCIAPGKRPRLTPSPCLVLSPGRWVMPFGTPGGDVQIQANLQSLLNHLSFGMPIQDAVEAPRLVTHSHPDTFAPHTAQPGLLTVEGRVDETACDRLTARGHRIERLADWTHWAGGVCAVRKDLATGAIEGAADPRRCSRAMGW